A region from the uncultured Macellibacteroides sp. genome encodes:
- a CDS encoding 4-hydroxy-3-methylbut-2-enyl diphosphate reductase, with protein MIEVEIDNGSGFCFGVVNAIGSAERELTGTDKLYVLGDIVHNSQEVERLKKQGLESIEHSDLESLKGKKVLLRAHGEPPSTYEIAKKNDITIVDATCPVVLQLQRKINKRYLETRSEDVQLVIYGKKGHAEVNGLVGQTEGNAIVIEKIEDLEKLDFTRGIVLFSQTTKSLEGFQDLIARIKERIADGVKFDYYDTICRQVTNRIPNIKVFAAKHDMIFFVAGKKSSNGKILFEECRRANPNTVFISEAAEITEPLSSSIRSVGVCGATSTPKWLMEEVASKIRQMNV; from the coding sequence ATGATAGAAGTAGAAATAGATAATGGCTCGGGATTTTGCTTTGGCGTTGTAAACGCTATAGGTAGTGCCGAACGTGAATTAACGGGGACTGATAAGCTATATGTTCTTGGAGATATAGTGCACAACAGTCAGGAGGTTGAACGATTGAAGAAGCAGGGTCTTGAATCCATCGAACATTCTGATCTTGAATCCCTGAAAGGTAAAAAGGTGTTGTTAAGGGCGCACGGTGAACCGCCTTCCACCTACGAAATAGCCAAAAAGAACGACATCACCATTGTCGATGCGACTTGTCCGGTTGTACTGCAGTTGCAGCGGAAAATAAACAAGCGGTATCTCGAAACCCGTTCGGAGGATGTGCAGCTTGTTATTTACGGAAAGAAAGGACATGCCGAAGTAAACGGACTTGTGGGGCAAACCGAAGGTAATGCCATAGTGATCGAAAAGATTGAAGATCTTGAAAAGCTTGATTTTACAAGGGGAATTGTACTTTTCTCGCAGACAACCAAATCTCTTGAAGGATTCCAAGATTTAATTGCCCGTATAAAGGAACGTATCGCAGATGGCGTAAAGTTCGATTATTACGATACTATTTGCCGTCAGGTAACTAACCGCATTCCCAATATTAAGGTTTTTGCCGCCAAACACGATATGATTTTCTTTGTGGCCGGCAAGAAGAGCTCGAATGGTAAAATATTATTCGAAGAATGCCGTAGAGCTAATCCGAATACTGTTTTTATTTCTGAAGCGGCCGAAATTACAGAGCCTCTTTCTTCATCAATAAGAAGCGTTGGGGTATGCGGAGCGACATCAACGCCTAAATGGCTCATGGAAGAAGTTGCAAGTAAAATAAGGCAAATGAATGTATAA
- the pfkA gene encoding 6-phosphofructokinase: MTTIKCIGILTSGGDAPGMNAAIRAVTRCAIYNDIEVKGIYRGYKGLITGEIEPFKTQNVSNIIQRGGTILKTARCEEFRTPEGRKQAYEKLMEEGIDALVAIGGDGTLTGARIFAQEFNYPIVGLPGTIDNDLFGTDVTIGYDTALNTIMECVDKIRDTATSHDRLFFIEVMGRDAGFLALNGAVAAGAEAAIIPEIAMEKDQLAETIESGFRKSKNSSIVLVAESEITGGAMGVAERVKREYPGFDVRVTILGHLQRGGSPSAQDRILASRMGIAAIDALLDDQRNVMIGIQNDQIVYVPFSKAIKNDKPINRDLLDAVRILSL; this comes from the coding sequence ATGACAACTATCAAATGTATTGGTATTTTAACTTCCGGAGGAGATGCTCCGGGTATGAATGCAGCGATTCGTGCTGTAACACGTTGCGCAATTTATAATGACATTGAAGTAAAGGGGATTTATCGTGGATACAAAGGATTGATTACCGGCGAAATTGAACCGTTCAAGACTCAGAATGTAAGTAATATTATTCAGCGTGGAGGTACCATCCTGAAAACAGCTCGTTGCGAGGAATTCAGAACTCCCGAGGGACGTAAGCAAGCTTACGAGAAGCTGATGGAAGAAGGCATCGACGCTTTAGTCGCGATTGGTGGTGATGGAACGCTTACCGGTGCACGTATTTTTGCACAGGAATTTAACTATCCTATCGTTGGTCTTCCTGGTACAATTGATAACGACTTGTTTGGTACGGATGTAACTATAGGCTATGATACAGCATTAAATACGATTATGGAGTGCGTGGATAAGATTCGCGACACTGCCACTTCGCACGACCGTCTTTTCTTTATCGAAGTAATGGGTCGCGATGCAGGTTTTCTTGCTTTGAATGGTGCAGTTGCTGCCGGTGCTGAAGCTGCTATTATTCCTGAGATTGCTATGGAAAAAGACCAATTGGCAGAGACTATAGAAAGTGGCTTCCGCAAATCTAAGAACAGTAGTATTGTACTTGTGGCTGAAAGCGAAATTACCGGAGGTGCCATGGGGGTGGCCGAACGTGTAAAGCGAGAATATCCCGGATTCGATGTACGTGTTACCATTTTGGGACACCTGCAACGTGGAGGCTCTCCTTCTGCTCAGGACCGTATCCTTGCCAGCCGTATGGGTATTGCAGCTATCGATGCTTTACTTGACGATCAGCGTAATGTGATGATTGGTATTCAGAACGATCAGATTGTTTATGTGCCTTTTTCGAAGGCAATCAAGAACGATAAGCCAATCAACCGTGATTTGCTGGATGCAGTTCGTATTCTCTCTTTGTAA
- a CDS encoding NAD(P)/FAD-dependent oxidoreductase: MANKKKVVVVGCGFAGIRLVHELDQNLFDIYVIDKLNNHQFQPLFYQVATAQIDPSSISFPLRNVFKRKRNVHIRIAEVTRIDSNNKQVITSIGNFEYDYLVIGIGCKTNFFGNTEIEENSLTLKTTSEAIAIRNHVLMTFERIISASPEEKERLLNLVIVGAGPTGVELAGAFAEIKNTILPKDYPDIDFKKLNIILIEGSKHTLNNMSDTAKTSSTKYLRAMGVTVITEVLMTNYDGETAKLDNGEEIKTGTVIWAAGVTGNKIEGLPETSITRGNRIIVDRYNRVNGCDAIYAIGDIAYMETPKYPKGHPQLANVAINQAKCLAKNLKAIQLNNKLTEFEYKDLGSMATIGNHKAVVDLPFIKFEGYFAWLTWMFLHLMLILSVKNKLIIFLNWAWRYFTKDNSLRLILPPFTNKKQGKI; encoded by the coding sequence ATGGCAAACAAAAAGAAGGTAGTAGTGGTTGGCTGTGGCTTTGCAGGCATACGGCTTGTACATGAATTAGACCAAAATCTATTCGACATCTATGTGATTGACAAGTTAAACAATCATCAGTTTCAACCTCTTTTTTATCAGGTAGCAACAGCACAAATAGACCCGTCAAGCATTTCATTTCCCCTAAGAAATGTATTTAAAAGGAAAAGAAATGTCCATATCAGAATTGCAGAAGTAACCAGAATTGACAGCAACAATAAGCAAGTAATAACAAGTATTGGAAATTTTGAATACGATTATTTAGTGATTGGCATTGGTTGCAAGACTAATTTCTTTGGAAACACTGAAATTGAGGAGAACTCGCTAACGTTGAAAACTACGTCTGAAGCGATCGCAATCCGCAATCATGTACTTATGACTTTTGAGCGCATAATCTCTGCCAGCCCGGAAGAGAAAGAGCGTTTGCTTAATCTGGTAATTGTTGGAGCAGGGCCCACAGGGGTTGAACTGGCAGGGGCTTTCGCCGAAATAAAAAATACAATCTTGCCAAAAGACTATCCTGATATTGATTTCAAAAAATTAAACATCATCTTGATTGAAGGGAGTAAACACACGTTGAACAACATGAGTGATACGGCAAAGACTTCTTCTACTAAATACCTTCGTGCAATGGGGGTAACGGTTATTACGGAGGTATTGATGACTAACTACGACGGGGAAACTGCTAAATTAGATAATGGGGAAGAAATAAAAACAGGAACTGTAATTTGGGCGGCCGGCGTAACAGGAAACAAGATTGAAGGGCTTCCTGAAACCTCGATTACCCGTGGAAACCGGATAATAGTAGACAGATATAACAGGGTAAACGGCTGCGATGCTATTTATGCTATCGGAGATATTGCATATATGGAAACCCCTAAATACCCGAAAGGACATCCACAACTTGCCAACGTGGCTATTAATCAAGCAAAATGTTTAGCTAAAAACCTAAAAGCAATTCAATTAAACAATAAACTTACCGAATTTGAATACAAAGATCTCGGGTCTATGGCTACCATAGGGAACCATAAGGCTGTTGTCGATCTTCCTTTTATAAAATTTGAGGGTTACTTTGCCTGGTTAACCTGGATGTTCTTACATCTTATGTTAATTCTTAGCGTAAAAAACAAACTCATAATCTTCCTGAATTGGGCATGGAGGTATTTTACAAAAGACAATTCGCTCCGATTAATTCTCCCTCCTTTCACAAATAAAAAACAGGGAAAAATATGA
- a CDS encoding OmpA family protein, whose translation MKYRFFSYLWLFLTAFMLFSCKSAKLSDAEEKQRIGEYYEAAAIYRKVYTKTKPQNRDLRGYIAWRMAECNRIINNTPRATSAYMNAIRYDYPDSMATLRLAQMLHKTGKYADAIKQYESFLEMNSKSTLAQNGVKGSLLAPEWRKTPTRYTVKRMDKFNSRRSEFSPMLYGSNFDQLYFASSRSKDKETKISAITGLSNNNFYLAKKDERGEWLAAEEIEDEVNTEFDEGTPSFSSDGRTMYYTYCSQDAESSRTAEIYVSTRSNAKWGKGTRVPLLKDSVTALAHPSISPDGKYLYFVSDIRGGYGGKDIYRARAIGNDFGPLENLGPLINTEGDELFPYVRDSVTLYFASDGHPGMGGLDIFKATQKNDGSWVVENMQAPVNSMADDFGITFAGTKESGFFSSNRTDGRGSDHLYSFELPTITIQIEGIVSDVDEYPIEEAVIRIVGKDGLNEKVLAKKDGSYKVELKRNNSYVMMASARGFLNQNFELKTSPDEKNETYLVDFFLSPISKPVLIENIFYDYDKSSLRPESKTALNELIKMLNDNPNITIELAAHTDRKGTVEYNEGLAQRRAQSVVDFLIAGGIDKGRLEPKGYGKNMPKVINKKLVRSFDFLKEGDTLTEEYIKTLTPEQQETADQINRRTEFKVLRTNYKMF comes from the coding sequence ATGAAATACCGTTTCTTTTCCTATCTGTGGCTTTTCCTTACAGCATTCATGCTTTTCTCCTGCAAATCGGCCAAGCTGAGCGATGCAGAAGAGAAACAGCGTATTGGCGAATACTACGAAGCGGCTGCCATATACAGGAAGGTTTATACCAAAACCAAACCTCAGAACCGCGATCTTCGGGGATACATTGCCTGGCGTATGGCCGAATGCAACCGGATTATCAATAACACGCCCCGGGCTACAAGTGCTTACATGAATGCGATCCGTTACGATTACCCAGATAGCATGGCTACCCTCAGGCTGGCACAAATGCTTCACAAAACGGGGAAATACGCGGATGCCATCAAACAATACGAATCTTTTCTGGAGATGAATTCCAAAAGTACTTTGGCGCAAAACGGCGTGAAAGGTAGTTTACTGGCCCCGGAATGGCGCAAAACGCCTACCCGTTATACGGTAAAGCGAATGGATAAGTTTAACTCACGGCGGAGCGAATTCAGTCCCATGTTATATGGAAGTAATTTCGACCAGCTTTACTTTGCTTCTTCCCGCTCGAAAGACAAAGAGACAAAGATAAGTGCCATAACCGGACTAAGCAACAATAATTTCTATCTGGCAAAGAAAGATGAAAGAGGCGAATGGCTTGCCGCAGAGGAGATAGAGGACGAAGTGAATACGGAGTTCGACGAAGGGACTCCTTCCTTTAGTTCCGATGGGCGAACCATGTATTATACGTATTGTTCTCAGGACGCGGAATCGTCGCGCACAGCCGAAATATATGTATCAACGCGTAGTAACGCAAAATGGGGAAAGGGTACCCGTGTGCCCTTACTAAAGGATTCGGTTACCGCCCTGGCACATCCTTCGATATCTCCGGATGGAAAGTATCTTTATTTTGTTTCGGATATAAGGGGTGGATATGGAGGAAAAGATATCTACAGGGCTCGTGCCATAGGGAACGACTTTGGTCCGCTAGAAAACCTGGGTCCTTTAATTAATACAGAAGGTGATGAGCTTTTCCCTTATGTAAGGGATTCGGTTACTCTTTATTTTGCGTCGGATGGTCATCCCGGCATGGGTGGACTTGATATCTTCAAGGCTACTCAGAAGAATGATGGTTCTTGGGTGGTAGAAAATATGCAGGCTCCGGTTAATTCGATGGCAGACGATTTTGGAATTACCTTTGCAGGAACAAAAGAAAGCGGGTTCTTTAGCTCTAACCGTACCGACGGTAGGGGAAGCGACCACCTCTATTCTTTCGAATTGCCTACAATTACGATTCAGATAGAAGGAATTGTTTCGGATGTGGACGAGTACCCTATAGAAGAGGCTGTTATCCGCATTGTGGGGAAAGACGGGCTGAATGAAAAAGTTCTGGCAAAAAAAGATGGCTCCTACAAAGTGGAGTTAAAAAGAAATAACAGTTATGTGATGATGGCCAGTGCAAGAGGTTTCCTTAACCAGAACTTCGAGCTTAAAACTTCGCCGGACGAGAAGAACGAAACTTATCTGGTGGATTTCTTTCTTTCGCCTATTTCCAAACCTGTGCTTATCGAAAACATCTTCTACGATTACGATAAGTCATCTTTGCGTCCAGAGTCCAAAACGGCACTGAATGAACTTATCAAAATGCTAAACGACAATCCGAATATTACCATCGAACTGGCAGCTCACACAGATCGTAAAGGCACAGTGGAGTATAATGAGGGATTGGCACAGCGCCGTGCACAGTCGGTTGTCGATTTTCTGATAGCCGGAGGTATCGATAAAGGGAGGCTTGAGCCCAAAGGTTACGGAAAGAATATGCCTAAAGTAATCAACAAGAAGTTGGTACGTAGCTTCGACTTTCTGAAGGAGGGAGATACGCTTACCGAAGAGTATATTAAAACGCTAACGCCCGAACAGCAAGAAACAGCCGACCAGATTAACCGCCGTACAGAGTTTAAGGTATTGCGGACAAACTACAAGATGTTTTAA
- a CDS encoding S-adenosylmethionine:tRNA ribosyltransferase-isomerase — MTAKTEQIRIEEFNYPLPDVRIAKFPLPKRDESKLLLYRNGVIGESIFKQLPDYLPEGSMLVFNNTRVIQARMLFKKETGASVEIFCLEPVVPHDYALVFQQTKRCSWTCLVGNLKKWKEGSLHKTILVDGKEVILSAERIRTSGDSHLIEFSWNDEHITFAELLDAGGILPIPPYLHRETSESDLQTYQTVYSKIKGSVAAPTAGLHFTPEVLSDLDAKGFIREEVTLHVGAGTFKPVKSETIRDHEMHTEFISVRRSTIEQVIANLGKIIAVGTTSVRTLESLYYMGVTLTQHPEATADDLIVNQWMPYQTDLGITPEEALKAILSYLDRNSTDTLVTATQILIAPGYKFKIVKGIITNFHQPKSTLLLLISAFVNGNWHAIYDYALENDFRFLSYGDSSLLL, encoded by the coding sequence ATGACTGCAAAAACTGAACAAATACGTATTGAGGAGTTTAATTATCCTCTTCCCGATGTCCGCATAGCCAAGTTTCCGTTACCTAAACGCGATGAGTCAAAATTATTGCTCTATCGCAACGGAGTTATTGGCGAAAGCATATTTAAACAATTGCCTGATTATCTGCCGGAAGGGAGTATGCTGGTATTTAACAATACGCGGGTTATACAAGCTCGCATGTTGTTTAAGAAAGAGACTGGTGCCTCTGTAGAGATATTCTGTCTGGAGCCGGTTGTGCCCCACGACTACGCGCTGGTATTTCAGCAAACCAAAAGATGCAGCTGGACTTGCCTGGTAGGTAATCTCAAAAAATGGAAAGAGGGTTCGCTGCACAAAACCATTCTTGTTGACGGAAAGGAAGTAATCCTTTCGGCCGAAAGGATACGGACCTCCGGCGACAGTCACCTCATCGAATTTTCCTGGAACGACGAGCATATTACTTTTGCCGAACTGCTTGATGCCGGTGGAATACTACCTATTCCGCCTTACTTGCACAGAGAGACCAGCGAAAGCGACCTGCAGACTTATCAAACCGTTTATTCAAAAATAAAAGGATCGGTTGCCGCTCCTACAGCCGGGCTTCACTTTACACCCGAAGTTCTGTCCGATCTGGATGCTAAAGGGTTTATTCGCGAAGAGGTTACACTCCATGTGGGAGCCGGAACATTTAAGCCGGTGAAGAGCGAGACTATCCGCGACCATGAGATGCATACCGAGTTTATCTCGGTGCGCCGCAGCACCATCGAACAGGTGATTGCCAACCTTGGAAAAATTATTGCCGTGGGTACTACATCGGTACGTACACTGGAAAGCTTGTACTATATGGGAGTTACCCTCACACAGCATCCGGAGGCTACGGCAGACGATCTGATTGTGAATCAGTGGATGCCCTACCAAACGGACTTAGGCATCACTCCGGAAGAAGCATTAAAGGCCATCCTAAGCTACCTTGACAGGAATAGCACGGATACACTGGTTACGGCGACTCAGATTCTAATTGCTCCGGGATACAAATTCAAAATCGTAAAAGGAATAATCACCAATTTTCATCAGCCCAAAAGCACGTTGTTATTGCTTATTTCTGCTTTTGTAAATGGAAACTGGCACGCTATTTACGACTATGCGCTGGAAAACGATTTCCGCTTTCTAAGCTACGGTGACAGTTCTCTGTTACTGTAA